One region of Candidatus Peribacteraceae bacterium genomic DNA includes:
- a CDS encoding STAS domain-containing protein, whose translation MTQERKHISVEVRGNVAVVTLLDRNILNPTSIKELGQECMALVAPSDDGTPPLLQENTHVILQWKEVNFASSAVLNKCILLERAVKKRKGRLRMCSLPPNIREVFFTTRLDQLFSIVETEADAFASL comes from the coding sequence ATGACTCAAGAACGAAAGCACATTAGCGTGGAAGTAAGAGGCAATGTTGCCGTCGTCACCTTGCTGGATCGCAATATCCTTAACCCGACGAGTATCAAGGAACTAGGCCAGGAATGCATGGCACTCGTCGCACCGTCCGATGATGGAACGCCCCCTCTTCTGCAAGAGAACACGCACGTCATCCTCCAGTGGAAGGAAGTGAATTTCGCTTCCAGTGCAGTACTCAACAAATGCATACTCTTGGAGCGTGCCGTAAAGAAGAGGAAGGGGCGATTGCGGATGTGCAGTTTGCCTCCGAACATCAGAGAAGTGTTCTTCACCACTCGTTTGGACCAGCTGTTCTCCATCGTTGAGACGGAGGCAGACGCCTTCGCCTCTCTGTAA
- the atpE gene encoding ATP synthase F0 subunit C, protein MEPTEVAQVAAQAAGGMFSDKNFFVAMTMVFGSMMPALAIGWISSKAMEAIGRNPEAASKIQTALVLTVAFAEAIAIYSLVVALIIKFV, encoded by the coding sequence ATGGAACCCACAGAGGTCGCGCAGGTCGCGGCGCAAGCAGCAGGCGGTATGTTCTCCGACAAGAACTTCTTCGTCGCCATGACGATGGTGTTCGGATCCATGATGCCCGCCCTCGCGATCGGCTGGATCTCCAGCAAAGCGATGGAGGCCATCGGACGCAACCCGGAGGCCGCTTCCAAGATCCAGACGGCCCTGGTGCTCACGGTCGCCTTCGCGGAAGCGATCGCCATCTATTCGTTGGTGGTAGCACTGATCATTAAATTCGTCTGA
- the atpA gene encoding F0F1 ATP synthase subunit alpha, whose translation MLIRRSDYPPTPMTLSQSLIKTLEERIGAYKKDVAHEHVGTVVEVGDGIAKIHGLSRVGAAEMLDFGNGVLGSALNLEEDIVGAIVLGDFKKINEGDTVKATGQILSVPVGDELIGRVVNPLGEPKDGGPAFSRAQMYPVEKIAPRVIERKGVNTPLQTGLMAIDSMIPIGRGQRELIIGDRQTGKTAVAIDAIINQKSTQKTDRPVICIYVAIGQKESKVAKIVDTLRKHGAMEYTIVVTAGAAEPASLSYIAPFAGTAMGEYFLDKGKDVLCIYDDLSKHAWAYRQISLLLRRPPGREAYPGDVFYLHSRLLERAVCLSEERGGGTLTSLPIIETQAGDVSAYIPTNVISITDGQIYLESDLFYKGIRPALNIGISVSRVGSAAQRKSMKKVAGKLRLDLAQYRELSAFSQFGSDLDAATKAQLDRGARLTEILKQKQYEPVPVGEQVAVIYAGTNGYLDEIPVDQVKKFQTEFLAFLAAQHANVLEQLSKEITPDAEETLKRLLSSFKEEKGYSSTK comes from the coding sequence ATGTTGATCCGCCGCTCCGATTATCCCCCCACCCCTATGACGCTCAGCCAATCATTGATCAAGACGCTCGAGGAGCGCATCGGCGCCTACAAGAAGGACGTGGCGCACGAACACGTAGGCACCGTGGTGGAGGTGGGTGACGGGATCGCAAAGATCCACGGCCTCTCCCGCGTGGGGGCGGCGGAAATGCTGGACTTCGGCAATGGGGTGCTGGGAAGCGCTCTCAACCTGGAGGAGGACATCGTGGGAGCCATCGTCCTGGGGGACTTCAAGAAGATCAACGAAGGGGACACCGTCAAAGCCACGGGGCAGATCCTCTCCGTTCCGGTGGGCGACGAGCTCATCGGGCGTGTGGTGAACCCGCTCGGCGAACCCAAGGATGGCGGCCCGGCCTTCTCCCGTGCCCAGATGTACCCCGTGGAGAAGATAGCCCCCCGCGTCATAGAGCGGAAGGGGGTCAACACGCCGCTCCAGACCGGGCTCATGGCCATCGATTCCATGATCCCCATCGGCCGCGGCCAGCGCGAGCTGATCATCGGCGACCGCCAGACGGGGAAGACGGCCGTTGCCATCGACGCCATCATCAACCAGAAGTCCACGCAGAAGACCGACCGTCCCGTGATCTGCATCTACGTCGCCATCGGGCAGAAGGAATCCAAGGTGGCGAAGATCGTGGATACGCTCCGCAAGCACGGCGCCATGGAGTACACCATCGTGGTCACCGCCGGCGCCGCCGAACCCGCCTCGCTCTCCTACATCGCCCCCTTCGCCGGCACGGCGATGGGCGAGTACTTCCTGGACAAGGGGAAGGACGTGCTCTGCATCTACGACGACCTCAGCAAGCACGCTTGGGCCTACCGTCAAATTTCGCTGCTGCTGCGCCGTCCCCCGGGACGCGAGGCCTACCCCGGCGACGTGTTCTACCTCCACTCCCGCCTTTTGGAGCGCGCGGTGTGCTTGAGCGAGGAACGCGGCGGCGGAACGCTCACCTCCCTGCCCATCATCGAGACGCAGGCGGGCGACGTTTCCGCCTACATCCCCACCAATGTCATCTCCATTACGGACGGGCAGATCTACCTGGAGAGCGACCTCTTCTACAAGGGGATCCGCCCCGCACTCAACATCGGCATCTCCGTCTCCCGCGTGGGATCCGCCGCCCAGCGGAAGTCCATGAAGAAAGTGGCCGGCAAGCTCCGCCTGGACCTGGCGCAGTACCGCGAACTCTCGGCCTTCTCGCAGTTCGGCAGCGACCTGGACGCCGCAACCAAGGCGCAGCTGGACCGCGGCGCGCGCCTCACCGAGATCCTCAAGCAGAAGCAGTACGAGCCCGTACCCGTCGGCGAACAGGTCGCCGTCATCTACGCCGGCACGAACGGCTACTTGGACGAGATACCCGTGGACCAGGTGAAGAAGTTCCAGACGGAATTCCTCGCCTTCCTCGCCGCCCAGCACGCGAACGTCCTCGAGCAGCTCAGCAAGGAGATCACGCCCGATGCCGAGGAGACGCTGAAGAGGCTGCTGAGTTCTTTCAAGGAAGAGAAAGGATATTCTTCTACGAAGTAG
- the atpF gene encoding F0F1 ATP synthase subunit B, with amino-acid sequence MELLEKLGINWGLLIAQVVNFAIVAGVLTYLVYKPVLNLIDQRSERIRKAMEDAKKIEDQKKEMDAFRVEQMKKIDAEVGAFFERSKKEAEEMRQQILGTAQEEANRILQKGEQQLKEERARVLGEVQGNVAAIIVRMTEKILEREWSPADQKKRIADLTQELSTAFR; translated from the coding sequence ATGGAACTCCTTGAAAAATTAGGCATCAACTGGGGCTTGCTCATCGCGCAGGTGGTGAACTTCGCCATCGTCGCGGGTGTGCTCACGTACCTGGTGTACAAGCCGGTTCTCAATCTCATCGACCAGCGGAGTGAACGCATCCGCAAGGCCATGGAGGACGCGAAGAAGATCGAGGACCAGAAGAAGGAGATGGATGCGTTCCGCGTGGAGCAGATGAAGAAGATCGACGCGGAAGTGGGGGCGTTCTTCGAGCGTTCCAAGAAGGAAGCGGAGGAAATGCGCCAGCAGATCCTGGGCACCGCGCAGGAAGAGGCGAACCGCATCCTCCAGAAAGGCGAACAGCAACTCAAGGAGGAGCGCGCGCGCGTGCTGGGCGAAGTGCAGGGCAACGTGGCCGCCATCATCGTCCGCATGACGGAGAAGATCCTGGAACGCGAATGGTCGCCTGCGGACCAAAAGAAGCGCATCGCCGACCTCACCCAAGAACTTTCCACGGCTTTCCGATGA
- the atpG gene encoding ATP synthase F1 subunit gamma, translated as MARSLRDLRRKMTAIRSTRQVTKAMELVSASKMRRAVGAAHMLRQYAVTSWRILQRIAVASPGMHPFLEERPVSNVLAILFSSDRGLSGSLNAQLFRAVGAYLDGLKSVSGFSKVDFVVTGRRGHQFLTRAGQNVIAAFPALSNHPTFKDVLPIARMATEGFLNGTYDHVVLLYPDFVSPLVQDPTVKLLLPFTQTALKDMIDSLGMRHRGKAATEELNGIAEYKFEPSREEVLRTILPQLTEMQVYQGVLEAAASEHSARMVAMRSATDNATSILDDLTLTYNQTRQEKITAELSELSAAKAALD; from the coding sequence ATGGCCCGCAGCCTCCGCGACCTCCGGCGCAAGATGACCGCCATCCGCTCCACGCGGCAGGTGACCAAGGCCATGGAATTGGTCTCGGCATCCAAGATGCGCCGCGCCGTGGGGGCCGCGCACATGCTGCGCCAGTATGCAGTGACGTCCTGGCGCATTCTCCAACGCATCGCCGTCGCGAGCCCGGGCATGCATCCCTTCCTGGAGGAACGTCCCGTCTCAAACGTCCTCGCCATCCTCTTCTCCTCCGACCGCGGCCTTTCGGGCAGCCTTAACGCGCAGCTCTTCCGCGCAGTCGGCGCCTACTTGGACGGCTTGAAGTCAGTCAGCGGCTTCTCCAAGGTGGATTTCGTGGTCACGGGAAGGCGGGGTCACCAGTTCCTCACCCGCGCGGGGCAGAACGTGATCGCAGCGTTCCCCGCGCTCAGCAACCACCCCACGTTCAAGGACGTGCTGCCCATCGCACGCATGGCCACGGAGGGTTTCCTCAACGGCACGTATGACCACGTGGTCCTCCTCTATCCCGATTTTGTTTCGCCCCTGGTGCAGGACCCCACGGTCAAACTCCTCCTGCCCTTCACGCAGACCGCGCTCAAGGACATGATCGATTCCCTGGGGATGCGCCACCGCGGGAAAGCCGCGACGGAAGAATTGAACGGCATTGCGGAATACAAGTTCGAGCCTTCCCGGGAGGAAGTGTTGCGCACCATTTTGCCGCAGCTCACCGAGATGCAGGTGTACCAGGGGGTGCTGGAAGCCGCCGCCTCGGAGCACTCCGCGCGCATGGTCGCCATGCGCAGCGCCACCGATAACGCCACCTCGATCCTCGACGACCTCACGCTGACGTACAACCAGACGCGGCAGGAGAAAATCACTGCTGAACTCTCCGAACTCAGCGCGGCGAAGGCGGCGTTGGACTAA
- a CDS encoding F0F1 ATP synthase subunit delta, protein MKITAEDIARWLIETFTSLPQAQHAEAADAALDALRSHGLSREVRTFPHTVRRMLEKRGMVFAEIVTPAEDGGAGHIASAIEAAMKKKVSLTHKADPSLLGGALLSIGDERFDASVRGSLNRFQQSLSSTM, encoded by the coding sequence ATGAAGATCACAGCGGAAGACATCGCGCGTTGGCTCATCGAAACCTTCACGTCCCTCCCTCAAGCGCAACATGCCGAGGCGGCGGATGCCGCGCTCGACGCGCTGCGCAGCCACGGCCTCTCCCGGGAAGTGCGCACGTTCCCCCATACCGTCCGCCGCATGCTGGAGAAGCGGGGGATGGTGTTCGCGGAGATCGTCACGCCCGCCGAGGACGGCGGGGCGGGGCACATCGCCTCCGCCATCGAAGCCGCCATGAAGAAGAAGGTTTCCCTCACGCACAAGGCGGACCCCTCCCTCCTGGGCGGAGCGCTCCTGAGCATCGGTGACGAACGCTTCGATGCCTCGGTGCGCGGGTCCCTGAACCGTTTCCAACAATCCCTTTCCTCCACCATGTAA
- a CDS encoding STAS domain-containing protein has translation MSTTDDLNGFRCIAVQTEGATIIITFTKQYCIEEEWIKMLGEELARLPIPTDYSVIVNFERVSTFASAAIGKLIRFTSHMKNLGSTIRFCAVNPALTEVFRIMRLNVLFLTYPCVEKALVSLTCDPEWS, from the coding sequence ATGTCCACAACAGACGATTTGAATGGTTTTCGCTGTATCGCGGTGCAGACGGAAGGAGCCACCATTATCATCACCTTCACGAAGCAATACTGTATCGAAGAGGAATGGATCAAGATGTTGGGGGAAGAGCTGGCTCGATTGCCAATCCCCACCGACTACAGCGTCATCGTCAACTTCGAAAGGGTCAGCACCTTCGCCTCCGCCGCCATTGGCAAGCTCATCCGCTTCACATCGCACATGAAGAACTTGGGCAGCACGATCCGCTTCTGCGCTGTCAACCCTGCCCTCACCGAGGTCTTCAGAATCATGCGATTGAATGTACTCTTCCTTACCTATCCATGTGTGGAGAAGGCACTGGTGTCGCTGACATGTGACCCCGAATGGTCATGA